A stretch of Pseudomonas sp. LRP2-20 DNA encodes these proteins:
- a CDS encoding alpha/beta hydrolase, which produces MTTLSWIRGVNGTLGRLAPEHVAGKMRRAFMTPRNLPPRQWELPLLASAERITLRFGLSALRWGKGPTVLLMHGWEGRPTQFAALIETLVQAGHTVVSLEGPGHGRSPGQQAHVVLFARALLEAAAELPPLRAVIGHSMGGASVLLALQMGLRAEAAVSIAAPAQLLGVLRGFAHRLGLPARARAAFIRQVEQDVGMQIARLDVSGYQLELPGLVVHAADDALVPAAEAQAIHKAWFDSRLMLLEEGGHQRVLADPRLSEAVLELLARAAAPARQSA; this is translated from the coding sequence ATGACTACCCTGAGCTGGATTCGTGGCGTTAATGGCACCCTCGGCCGACTGGCCCCCGAGCATGTTGCCGGCAAGATGCGCCGTGCCTTCATGACCCCGCGCAACCTGCCGCCCCGGCAATGGGAGCTGCCACTGCTGGCCAGCGCCGAGCGCATCACATTGCGCTTCGGCCTGTCGGCCTTGCGCTGGGGCAAGGGGCCGACGGTGTTGTTGATGCATGGCTGGGAAGGGCGCCCGACCCAGTTTGCGGCATTGATCGAAACCCTGGTGCAGGCCGGGCACACCGTGGTGTCGCTGGAAGGCCCGGGCCATGGCCGCTCGCCTGGGCAGCAGGCGCATGTGGTGCTGTTTGCCCGGGCGCTGCTGGAAGCAGCCGCAGAGCTGCCGCCGCTGCGTGCCGTGATCGGCCATTCCATGGGCGGCGCCAGCGTGCTGTTAGCGCTGCAGATGGGGCTGCGTGCCGAGGCTGCCGTGAGCATTGCGGCACCGGCGCAGCTGCTCGGTGTGCTGCGTGGTTTTGCCCATCGTCTGGGCTTGCCGGCGCGGGCCAGGGCGGCCTTCATTCGCCAGGTCGAGCAGGATGTCGGCATGCAGATCGCTCGCCTTGATGTCAGTGGCTATCAGCTGGAACTGCCGGGCCTGGTGGTGCATGCCGCCGATGACGCACTGGTGCCCGCCGCTGAGGCGCAGGCCATCCACAAGGCCTGGTTCGACAGCCGCCTGATGCTGTTGGAAGAGGGTGGGCACCAGCGCGTATTGGCCGACCCGCGTCTGAGCGAGGCGGTGCTCGAATTGCTTGCTCGCGCAGCTGCACCGGCGCGGCAGAGCGCTTGA
- a CDS encoding TetR/AcrR family transcriptional regulator, with protein MSDKKSKTRERILEAARSALIQHGPAEPSVSQVMGAAGLTVGGFYAHFESKDELMLEAFRQLLSERRALLAQVDPNLDGEGRRALVSAFYLSRKHRDAEVHACPLPNSLGEMQRLPEAFREVLTEHIELMTAAMVDRPEDADKALADLALMIGGLALARALGPGELSDRILRAAKSAVL; from the coding sequence ATGAGCGACAAGAAGAGCAAGACCCGCGAACGCATCCTTGAAGCGGCCCGCAGCGCGTTGATCCAGCATGGCCCGGCCGAGCCGAGTGTCAGCCAGGTGATGGGCGCGGCAGGCCTGACCGTTGGCGGTTTCTATGCGCACTTCGAGAGCAAGGACGAGCTCATGCTCGAGGCCTTCCGCCAGTTGCTGAGCGAACGTCGTGCCTTGCTCGCCCAGGTCGACCCAAACCTGGATGGGGAAGGGCGCCGCGCGTTGGTCAGCGCTTTCTACCTGTCGCGCAAGCACCGTGACGCCGAAGTGCATGCGTGCCCGCTGCCCAATTCGCTCGGCGAAATGCAGCGCCTGCCCGAAGCCTTCCGCGAGGTCCTGACCGAGCATATCGAGCTGATGACCGCGGCCATGGTCGACCGCCCGGAAGACGCCGACAAAGCGTTGGCTGATCTGGCTTTGATGATCGGTGGTCTGGCTCTCGCGCGTGCCTTGGGCCCCGGCGAGTTGTCCGACCGCATTCTGCGTGCCGCCAAGTCGGCAGTTCTCTGA
- the gltX gene encoding glutamate--tRNA ligase — translation MTTVRTRIAPSPTGDPHVGTAYIALFNYCFAKQHGGEFILRIEDTDQLRSTRESEQQIFDALRWLGIEWNEGPDVGGPHGPYRQSERGEIYAKYAKELVDAGHAFYCFCTAEELEQMRAEQMARGETPRYDGRALLLSAEEVQRRLAAGEPHVIRMKVPSEGICVVPDMLRGDVEIPWDRMDMQVLMKNDGLPTYFLANVVDDHLMGITHVLRGEEWLPSAPKLIKLYEYFGWEQPKLCYMPLLRNPDKSKLSKRKNPTSVTFYERMGFMPEAMLNYLGRMGWSMPDEREKFSLAEMVEHFDLSRISLGGPIFDIEKLSWLNGQWLREMPVEEFAARVQQWAFNSDYMMKIAPHVQGRVETFSQIAPLGGFFFEGALKLDAKLFESKKLSADQVRQVMQLILWKLESLRQWEKERITGCIQAVVEALELKLRDAMPLMFAAITGQASSVSVLDAMEILGPDLTRYRLRQALDLLGGVSKKENKEWEKLLANIA, via the coding sequence ATGACCACCGTTCGCACGCGTATCGCGCCATCGCCCACCGGCGACCCCCATGTCGGCACCGCCTACATCGCCCTGTTCAACTACTGCTTTGCCAAGCAGCACGGCGGTGAGTTCATCCTGCGTATCGAAGACACCGACCAGCTGCGCTCCACCCGCGAGTCGGAACAGCAGATCTTCGACGCCTTGCGCTGGCTCGGCATCGAATGGAACGAAGGCCCGGATGTCGGTGGCCCGCATGGCCCATACCGGCAGAGCGAGCGTGGCGAGATCTACGCCAAGTACGCCAAGGAGCTGGTTGATGCCGGCCACGCCTTCTACTGCTTCTGCACCGCCGAAGAGCTGGAGCAGATGCGCGCCGAGCAGATGGCTCGCGGTGAAACCCCGCGCTACGACGGCCGTGCCCTGCTGCTGAGTGCCGAGGAAGTCCAGCGCCGCCTGGCCGCTGGCGAGCCACACGTGATCCGCATGAAGGTGCCGAGCGAAGGCATCTGCGTGGTTCCGGACATGCTCCGTGGCGATGTCGAGATTCCTTGGGACCGCATGGACATGCAGGTGCTGATGAAGAACGACGGCCTGCCGACCTACTTCCTGGCCAACGTGGTCGATGACCATCTGATGGGCATCACCCACGTGCTGCGTGGCGAAGAGTGGCTGCCTTCGGCGCCGAAGCTGATCAAGCTGTACGAGTACTTCGGTTGGGAGCAGCCGAAGCTGTGCTACATGCCGCTGCTGCGTAACCCGGACAAGTCCAAGCTGTCCAAACGCAAGAACCCGACTTCGGTGACCTTCTACGAGCGCATGGGCTTCATGCCCGAGGCCATGCTCAACTACCTTGGCCGCATGGGCTGGTCGATGCCGGACGAGCGTGAGAAGTTCTCCCTGGCCGAGATGGTCGAGCACTTCGACCTGTCGCGTATCTCCCTGGGTGGCCCGATCTTCGACATCGAAAAGCTGTCCTGGCTCAACGGCCAGTGGCTGCGCGAGATGCCAGTGGAAGAGTTTGCCGCACGCGTGCAGCAGTGGGCGTTCAACAGCGACTACATGATGAAGATCGCCCCGCATGTGCAGGGCCGGGTGGAGACCTTCAGCCAGATCGCCCCGCTGGGTGGTTTCTTCTTCGAAGGCGCTCTCAAGCTCGATGCCAAGCTGTTCGAAAGCAAGAAACTGTCCGCTGACCAGGTACGCCAGGTGATGCAGCTGATCCTGTGGAAACTGGAAAGCCTGCGTCAGTGGGAGAAAGAGCGCATCACCGGCTGCATCCAGGCCGTGGTCGAAGCGCTGGAGCTGAAGCTGCGTGACGCCATGCCGCTGATGTTCGCCGCCATTACCGGTCAGGCCAGTTCGGTATCGGTGCTCGACGCCATGGAAATCCTTGGCCCTGACCTGACCCGCTACCGTCTGCGCCAGGCCCTGGACCTGCTCGGTGGTGTGTCGAAGAAAGAAAACAAGGAATGGGAAAAGCTGCTGGCCAACATCGCCTGA